The Dyadobacter subterraneus genome window below encodes:
- a CDS encoding PG1828 family lipoprotein — protein MKKFVAFAFVAGMVAFASCTSKPKEEAADSTAVTVETPMVDTVAVDSVATDSVKADSVK, from the coding sequence ATGAAAAAATTCGTAGCATTTGCGTTTGTTGCCGGAATGGTAGCGTTCGCGTCTTGTACTAGCAAGCCAAAAGAAGAAGCAGCTGATTCTACTGCTGTAACTGTTGAAACTCCTATGGTTGATACTGTAGCTGTTGATTCTGTTGCAACAGATTCAGTTAAAGCTGATTCAGTGAAATAA